The following proteins are co-located in the Carassius auratus strain Wakin chromosome 7, ASM336829v1, whole genome shotgun sequence genome:
- the LOC113106103 gene encoding ras-related and estrogen-regulated growth inhibitor-like isoform X4 produces the protein MIMSESVRKMLRAKLVVLGRDNCGKTALCVRFITRRFIGEYEHKREVTYRCQKIVDKEAIELEILDTVNKECVGPAASSLESSIKWGDGFLIMYSVTDRSSFEAVSRLKRLIDHVKETLGIPAVIVANKCDMENGRVVRTDEGQALASDLSQGLTGGAGAVSLSCLWQRTLRQWRPRARSSCVKCVRSSSATCWLWTSAHGCCR, from the exons A TGATCATGTCAGAATCTGTACGGAAGATGTTGAGGGCGAAACTGGTGGTGCTGGGAAGAGATAACTGTGGGAAGACAG CTCTGTGTGTCAGATTCATCACCAGACGTTTCATTGGAGAGTATGAACATAAAAGGg AGGTCACCTACAGATGTCAGAAAATTGTGGACAAGGAGGCGATTGAGCTGGAGATTTTAGACACTGTTAATAAG GAATGTGTAGGTCCTGCGGCGTCCTCTCTGGAGAGTTCCATTAAATGGGGTGATGGGTTTCTCATTATGTACTCCGTGACGGACCGCAGCAGTTTTGAGGCTGTGTCGCGCCTGAAGAGACTGATTGACCATGTCAAAGAAACGCTTG GTATTCCAGCAGTCATCGTTGCCAACAAATGTGACATGGAGAACGGCCGTGTGGTGAGGACAGATGAGGGACAGGCTTTAGCCTCAGACCTGAG TCAGGGTTTGACTGGTGGTGCAGGTGCAGTTTCTTTGAGCTGTCTGTGGCAGAGGACTCTTCGGCAGTGGAGGCCGCGTGCGCGCAGCTCGTGCGTGAAGTGCGTCAGGAGTtccagcgccacctgctggctaTGGACAAGCGCTCACGGATGCTGCAGATGA
- the LOC113106103 gene encoding ras-related and estrogen-regulated growth inhibitor-like isoform X5 produces MIMSESVRKMLRAKLVVLGRDNCGKTALCVRFITRRFIGEYEHKREVTYRCQKIVDKEAIELEILDTVNKECVGPAASSLESSIKWGDGFLIMYSVTDRSSFEAVSRLKRLIDHVKETLGIPAVIVANKCDMENGRVVRTDEGQALASDLRQIYDDEIRSLCGALAVVSLLVQTKNSRHYYD; encoded by the exons A TGATCATGTCAGAATCTGTACGGAAGATGTTGAGGGCGAAACTGGTGGTGCTGGGAAGAGATAACTGTGGGAAGACAG CTCTGTGTGTCAGATTCATCACCAGACGTTTCATTGGAGAGTATGAACATAAAAGGg AGGTCACCTACAGATGTCAGAAAATTGTGGACAAGGAGGCGATTGAGCTGGAGATTTTAGACACTGTTAATAAG GAATGTGTAGGTCCTGCGGCGTCCTCTCTGGAGAGTTCCATTAAATGGGGTGATGGGTTTCTCATTATGTACTCCGTGACGGACCGCAGCAGTTTTGAGGCTGTGTCGCGCCTGAAGAGACTGATTGACCATGTCAAAGAAACGCTTG GTATTCCAGCAGTCATCGTTGCCAACAAATGTGACATGGAGAACGGCCGTGTGGTGAGGACAGATGAGGGACAGGCTTTAGCCTCAGACCTGAG acagatttatgatgatgagatcagatctctgtgtggagcactagCTGTTGTCAgtctccttgtgcaaacaaaaaactCACGGCATTATTACGATTAA
- the LOC113106103 gene encoding ras-related and estrogen-regulated growth inhibitor-like isoform X1, with protein sequence MIMSESVRKMLRAKLVVLGRDNCGKTALCVRFITRRFIGEYEHKREVTYRCQKIVDKEAIELEILDTVNKECVGPAASSLESSIKWGDGFLIMYSVTDRSSFEAVSRLKRLIDHVKETLGIPAVIVANKCDMENGRVVRTDEGQALASDLRRCCVLKSGFDWWCRCSFFELSVAEDSSAVEAACAQLVREVRQEFQRHLLAMDKRSRMLQMRHALKNKLTRSKTMQW encoded by the exons A TGATCATGTCAGAATCTGTACGGAAGATGTTGAGGGCGAAACTGGTGGTGCTGGGAAGAGATAACTGTGGGAAGACAG CTCTGTGTGTCAGATTCATCACCAGACGTTTCATTGGAGAGTATGAACATAAAAGGg AGGTCACCTACAGATGTCAGAAAATTGTGGACAAGGAGGCGATTGAGCTGGAGATTTTAGACACTGTTAATAAG GAATGTGTAGGTCCTGCGGCGTCCTCTCTGGAGAGTTCCATTAAATGGGGTGATGGGTTTCTCATTATGTACTCCGTGACGGACCGCAGCAGTTTTGAGGCTGTGTCGCGCCTGAAGAGACTGATTGACCATGTCAAAGAAACGCTTG GTATTCCAGCAGTCATCGTTGCCAACAAATGTGACATGGAGAACGGCCGTGTGGTGAGGACAGATGAGGGACAGGCTTTAGCCTCAGACCTGAG GCGTTGCTGTGTGTTAAAGTCAGGGTTTGACTGGTGGTGCAGGTGCAGTTTCTTTGAGCTGTCTGTGGCAGAGGACTCTTCGGCAGTGGAGGCCGCGTGCGCGCAGCTCGTGCGTGAAGTGCGTCAGGAGTtccagcgccacctgctggctaTGGACAAGCGCTCACGGATGCTGCAGATGAGACATGCACTCAAAAACAAACTCACAAGGAGTAAAACCATGCAGTGGTGA
- the LOC113106103 gene encoding ras-related and estrogen-regulated growth inhibitor-like isoform X2 has product MSESVRKMLRAKLVVLGRDNCGKTALCVRFITRRFIGEYEHKREVTYRCQKIVDKEAIELEILDTVNKECVGPAASSLESSIKWGDGFLIMYSVTDRSSFEAVSRLKRLIDHVKETLGIPAVIVANKCDMENGRVVRTDEGQALASDLRRCCVLKSGFDWWCRCSFFELSVAEDSSAVEAACAQLVREVRQEFQRHLLAMDKRSRMLQMRHALKNKLTRSKTMQW; this is encoded by the exons ATGTCAGAATCTGTACGGAAGATGTTGAGGGCGAAACTGGTGGTGCTGGGAAGAGATAACTGTGGGAAGACAG CTCTGTGTGTCAGATTCATCACCAGACGTTTCATTGGAGAGTATGAACATAAAAGGg AGGTCACCTACAGATGTCAGAAAATTGTGGACAAGGAGGCGATTGAGCTGGAGATTTTAGACACTGTTAATAAG GAATGTGTAGGTCCTGCGGCGTCCTCTCTGGAGAGTTCCATTAAATGGGGTGATGGGTTTCTCATTATGTACTCCGTGACGGACCGCAGCAGTTTTGAGGCTGTGTCGCGCCTGAAGAGACTGATTGACCATGTCAAAGAAACGCTTG GTATTCCAGCAGTCATCGTTGCCAACAAATGTGACATGGAGAACGGCCGTGTGGTGAGGACAGATGAGGGACAGGCTTTAGCCTCAGACCTGAG GCGTTGCTGTGTGTTAAAGTCAGGGTTTGACTGGTGGTGCAGGTGCAGTTTCTTTGAGCTGTCTGTGGCAGAGGACTCTTCGGCAGTGGAGGCCGCGTGCGCGCAGCTCGTGCGTGAAGTGCGTCAGGAGTtccagcgccacctgctggctaTGGACAAGCGCTCACGGATGCTGCAGATGAGACATGCACTCAAAAACAAACTCACAAGGAGTAAAACCATGCAGTGGTGA
- the harbi1 gene encoding putative nuclease HARBI1: MLLSAETHWPGSLTDGAVFKQYSVAKLFEEQDNDEGWHLGDNRYPIKKWLMTPVQNPESPADYRYNLAHTTTHEIVDRTFRAIQTRFRCLDGAKGYLQYSPEKCSHIIQACCGLHNISLQSGLDAWTFERTEATDQSGEDIASTDTVDPEALRV; encoded by the exons ATGCTGCTGAGCGCTGAGACACATTGGCCAGGTAGTCTGACAGATGGAGCTGTCTTTAAGCAATACAGTGTGGCAAAGCTGTTTGAAGAGCAAGACAATGACGAAGGTTGGCATTTAG GTGACAATCGTTACCCTATAAAAAAGTGGCTGATGACCCCAGTGCAGAATCCGGAGTCCCCTGCTGACTACCGCTATAACCTGGCTCACACAACGACACACGAGATAGTGGACCGCACATTCAGAGCCATTCAGACACGTTTCCGATGCCTGGATGGGGCAAAAGGTTACCTGCAGTATTCTCCAGAGAAATGCTCACATATCATCCAGGCCTGCTGTGGGCTACATAATATTTCTCTGCAGTCTGGCCTCGATGCCTGGACATTTGAGAGGACTGAGGCCACAGACCAATCAGGGGAGGATATTGCTTCCACTGACACAGTCGACCCAGAGGCTCTCAGAGTTTGA
- the LOC113106103 gene encoding ras-related and estrogen-regulated growth inhibitor-like isoform X3, which produces MIMSESVRKMLRAKLVVLGRDNCGKTALCVRFITRRFIGEYEHKREVTYRCQKIVDKEAIELEILDTVNKECVGPAASSLESSIKWGDGFLIMYSVTDRSSFEAVSRLKRLIDHVKETLGIPAVIVANKCDMENGRVVRTDEGQALASDLRCSFFELSVAEDSSAVEAACAQLVREVRQEFQRHLLAMDKRSRMLQMRHALKNKLTRSKTMQW; this is translated from the exons A TGATCATGTCAGAATCTGTACGGAAGATGTTGAGGGCGAAACTGGTGGTGCTGGGAAGAGATAACTGTGGGAAGACAG CTCTGTGTGTCAGATTCATCACCAGACGTTTCATTGGAGAGTATGAACATAAAAGGg AGGTCACCTACAGATGTCAGAAAATTGTGGACAAGGAGGCGATTGAGCTGGAGATTTTAGACACTGTTAATAAG GAATGTGTAGGTCCTGCGGCGTCCTCTCTGGAGAGTTCCATTAAATGGGGTGATGGGTTTCTCATTATGTACTCCGTGACGGACCGCAGCAGTTTTGAGGCTGTGTCGCGCCTGAAGAGACTGATTGACCATGTCAAAGAAACGCTTG GTATTCCAGCAGTCATCGTTGCCAACAAATGTGACATGGAGAACGGCCGTGTGGTGAGGACAGATGAGGGACAGGCTTTAGCCTCAGACCTGAG GTGCAGTTTCTTTGAGCTGTCTGTGGCAGAGGACTCTTCGGCAGTGGAGGCCGCGTGCGCGCAGCTCGTGCGTGAAGTGCGTCAGGAGTtccagcgccacctgctggctaTGGACAAGCGCTCACGGATGCTGCAGATGAGACATGCACTCAAAAACAAACTCACAAGGAGTAAAACCATGCAGTGGTGA